Within Quercus lobata isolate SW786 chromosome 5, ValleyOak3.0 Primary Assembly, whole genome shotgun sequence, the genomic segment AATGGTATAATTATGTCGATCCACACCATCCTTTCTCTCAGCATCTGCGCTCTGTTGCAGCTGCAGAGCATGTTCAAGGCCTACCTCCACTTCACCAATTGTTTTCGCACACAAGATGTCGCAATGTCGACGTATATTTTGAAACACTCTGGAGCTATCTTCCCTATCAGATACGGATCAATAATCTTATTGATAGTCCCTTCTCGTTTGCATTTTCGGGTCCAAAAAAGGACATAGGTACCAATCCGGTCCGGTTATGCCTACtacaaactttaaaaaaagcAAGTTTAACCAGAATCTGTCATTCaccacaaaaaaacaaagaaccgGTCCGGTTCAACCGTTCAAGAGAACGTACGAAAACTACGCCGTTTTGGCTCAAACGACgtggtttttctctctctcaggtCTTCTACGGTTTACTCTGTCTTTGCTGAAGGTTCTCGGTCTCTTTGTCAGTTGTCACCACTCACCGTTGCGGCATTGCCGGTTTGATTTCAATCCTTCAGTCCACTCACCACTAATTATagagaaattaaatttataaaaatttaatagattatgctctctctctctctctctctgctgaACGGTCAAACCGCCATGGCCGTCCGTACTTCTGAGCTCCATCTAGAACCTTCCCAACATTCATAAAAGCTAAAGCCTTGCCGTAATAAACCACTTATTTCCATTCCAGGTactactctctctccctttgttTGGTTGCTCGGAAACCGTGGTGATTTAAGCTTGTGAGTGGCTTTGTTTAGGCTTTGATTGCTGAGTTGATGGTTGGATTCACCAAAGATTCTGTGATTTTTAGGTTGGGCTTTGGCTGGTTGGGGTTTGGTCTTttgtttcagaggtattttgggatagggtTTTTGCTTGAATTGGAGCTTGTGACATCCAATTTAGGACCTTGAACTGAAAATTGATAACCTTAATCTCAATCTTTTTCTGGGTCATAGtgattttaggaattttctcaTGAATATCTTGAATGTATTTATTGGGGTTTATGATTTGATGTATTTGAAATGAACCAACTGTAGTGTCTGCTTTTATAAGCTAAAAGGGTGCACTTCGTTTTGGGCTTTGAAATAAATTTGGGGACTTTTTGTATTGAATtatattctttgaattttatgaCTTATTGTATTGTATGAGGGAGTTAATTGAGCATGTTACTTTCTAAGTATTCTGTTTGAGACATTGGTGTGGTTAGAAGTAGGCAGTGCCTTTTCTGTTTGATGAAATTCTTCAAAGAGGTAGAAAATActttacttttttctattttggggTCTCATGCCTCGCCAATACTGAGATGAACTTGTCCCTACGAAACAGAATTCCAATCCCACCAAATCCTTGTTCCTTGAAACGTATGCTTGGGCATGGCTGTGTAAAAGCCAGGAATGAGATATAGTTGAATGTTTGTTGTTACACTCTTTAGTGTCGCTGAAGTatctgtgtgtgtatatatatcattGTAGTATCTGTATGTATCAATATgtatatttttgataattctGGACCTGCATTTGACGGAtattttctttggttgattATGGTCTTTTGTGTAGATCCCAAATTTGCAGTAGTTTCAATAAATTTGGCTACATGTTCTGTTATATTTTCTGCATCATTAGTACGGGACTGACACTATATGTCAACGATTTTCAGAAGTCCTTAATGTCAGATTCGGGTGAAAATCAACAGCCTGAACAAGGTATAATTCTTCTGCTGCAATCCCTTCTCTTTCATTGTGTATTTACCATTTGGATACTATTcttaccttttgtttttgtgtttatttgctATTTTCATCCCAAGATATGTCTAATCTTTTTGTCTTTTCAGTCTGCAACTTTTTCAGAAAGCCGTCAAGGAATAAAAACATCAGAAAACGAACAGTTGATGAAGATGAAAAAGAGGATGCAAAAACAGAAGGCTCATTCTTACACAGTCAGAAGAAAACCATAAAACCCGACAATAAGCTATTTTTTTCTACTGGATCCTCTAAGAACAAAATGTCTACTGAAGCAAAAGAAGAATCTGAGAAGCCAATTTTTCAGTTCGAGTCTTCAAAGGAAATTCAAGTTGAACATGATAGCAGAGCAACAGCAACTCTAGAAACTGAGACCGAGTTCTCAAGAGATGCTCGTGCATTGCGTGAGAGATCTCTTAAGCAAGCAGAGGAGGCTTTGAAGGGGAGAGGAAAAAGCTCTGGGGATGAAAAGTTGTATAAAGGCATTCATGGATATACCGATTACAAGGCTGGTTTCCGAAGAGAGCAAACATTTGCTAGTGAGAAAGCTGGTGGGGCACATGGGCCTTTGAGGGCTTCTGCTCACATACGAGTTTCTGCGAGATTTGATTATCAACCGGACATATGTAAGGATTACAAAGAGACTGGTTACTGTGGGTATGGAGATTCCTGTAAGTTTATGCATGATCGAGGGGATTACAAGTTTGGATGGCAAATGGAGAAGGAGTGGGATGAAGCAGAGAAAGCAAGGAAGAGAAATCTAGCTTTGGGAttagatgatgaggatgatggcgGTGTAGATCCTGGTGAGGAAGATGACAATGATGATTCGTTGTCCTTTGCATGTTTCATTTGCAGGCAGCCTTTTGTCGATGCTGTTGTAACCAAGTGCAAGCATTATTTCTGTGAGCATTGCGCATTAAAGGTATCCCTTCTATACCAACTTAAATTAT encodes:
- the LOC115993122 gene encoding zinc finger CCCH domain-containing protein 1-like, whose amino-acid sequence is MSDSGENQQPEQVCNFFRKPSRNKNIRKRTVDEDEKEDAKTEGSFLHSQKKTIKPDNKLFFSTGSSKNKMSTEAKEESEKPIFQFESSKEIQVEHDSRATATLETETEFSRDARALRERSLKQAEEALKGRGKSSGDEKLYKGIHGYTDYKAGFRREQTFASEKAGGAHGPLRASAHIRVSARFDYQPDICKDYKETGYCGYGDSCKFMHDRGDYKFGWQMEKEWDEAEKARKRNLALGLDDEDDGGVDPGEEDDNDDSLSFACFICRQPFVDAVVTKCKHYFCEHCALKHHAKNKKCFVCNKPTLGIFNSAHEIRKRIAAEGK